One stretch of Candidatus Omnitrophota bacterium DNA includes these proteins:
- the hisD gene encoding histidinol dehydrogenase: protein MKVIRFTSKELEKIYNRGSQRQKRVEDKVKKIIDDVRVLGDEALLKYTKKFDRVKLSLRQLKVSEIEISGAYQNISPNFVSTLKVIIENVNRFYRKTIKKSWRIKDGDGVILGENFTPLERVGVYIPAGTAPLVSTVYMTVLPAKLAGVKKIALISPPDKFGFINPHILVVANLLKVDEIYRVGGAQGIAALAYGTKTIPRVDKIVGPGNVYVTEAKRQVFGQVDIDMVAGPTELVIIANRHSDPKFIIADLKAQAEHAKGLAILITNSKSLAYEIKSKLSSDNGTIILTKNLEQAADIANKIAPEHLEILVNNPNRLLKLIKNAGAIFLGPYSPTAVGDYVAGPSHVLPTNGTARFFSGLSAHDFVKSNHIINYSKKALEKIREPLEKVAGIEGLVKHLDSVKARF from the coding sequence ATGAAAGTTATTAGGTTTACCAGTAAAGAATTAGAAAAAATATACAATCGTGGGTCCCAAAGGCAGAAACGCGTTGAAGACAAAGTCAAAAAGATTATTGATGATGTGCGTGTCTTGGGGGATGAAGCATTATTGAAATATACGAAAAAATTTGATCGTGTAAAATTATCCTTAAGGCAGCTTAAAGTCTCGGAGATTGAAATTAGTGGCGCTTATCAAAATATCAGCCCTAACTTTGTCTCTACTTTAAAAGTAATTATTGAGAATGTAAATCGTTTTTATCGTAAGACTATCAAGAAATCCTGGAGAATTAAGGATGGGGATGGGGTTATTTTGGGAGAGAATTTTACTCCACTTGAAAGGGTGGGGGTTTATATCCCTGCAGGTACAGCTCCTCTGGTATCAACTGTTTATATGACAGTTCTCCCGGCAAAATTAGCAGGAGTTAAGAAAATCGCCTTAATCAGCCCTCCAGATAAATTCGGGTTTATCAACCCGCATATTTTAGTTGTGGCAAACCTGCTAAAGGTAGATGAGATTTATCGTGTAGGAGGAGCTCAGGGGATTGCCGCTCTTGCTTATGGAACAAAGACAATACCGCGCGTTGATAAAATTGTTGGGCCAGGGAATGTATATGTGACAGAAGCTAAACGGCAGGTCTTTGGACAGGTTGATATTGATATGGTTGCAGGCCCGACTGAACTTGTAATTATCGCAAATAGGCATAGCGATCCAAAATTTATTATTGCTGACTTAAAAGCTCAGGCTGAACACGCTAAGGGGCTCGCTATTTTAATTACCAACTCAAAAAGTTTGGCTTATGAAATTAAATCCAAGCTTTCCTCTGACAATGGAACGATAATATTAACAAAGAACCTTGAGCAGGCAGCTGACATTGCCAATAAAATTGCTCCTGAGCATCTTGAAATCTTGGTGAATAATCCAAACAGGCTTTTAAAACTTATAAAGAACGCAGGAGCTATTTTTCTAGGGCCCTATAGCCCGACAGCTGTGGGAGACTATGTCGCTGGCCCAAGCCATGTGCTTCCGACTAACGGGACTGCAAGATTTTTCTCTGGGTTATCAGCGCATGATTTTGTCAAAAGCAACCACATTATTAATTATTCTAAAAAAGCGCTTGAGAAAATAAGAGAGCCTTTAGAAAAGGTTGCAGGGATTGAAGGTTTAGTTAAACATTTGGATTCTGTTAAAGCAAGATTTTAA
- the alaS gene encoding alanine--tRNA ligase gives MQADILRKKFLDFFKAKKHKIIESDSLAPKDDPTVLFTPAGMNQFKKEFLGFDSGFKRAATSQRCLRTDDLEKVGKTIGHHTFFEMLGNFSFGDYFKEEAIGWAWEFLTKELKIDESKLWVSVYKDDDEAYRIWRDSIKIPVNKIIKLGDKDNFWPQEAKEKGPNGPCGPCSEIFYDFGSNVGCKKTTCDPSCSCGRFVEVWNLVFTQFNRKESGLLEPLPNKNIDTGMGLERLTAVIEGVQNNFETDLFKPLTKEIAAHVENKNRKDLIYAISDHIRAVTFSIYDGILPSNESRGYVVRKMIRKSLLHLRSLGQKEPFLYKLVPVVVQIMKEPYPDLAKRKENIADIILSEEKNFINTLNSSSTLFKEKFSVLPKEGNPELAGKISFVLHDTYGIPFELTKDWLEKHKIQVSVESFNKELEGQKTRSKSQSSMKGDVFDLKGLDSDIKETKFVGYKEYSTKAKILRIIKNNTQVKAISSGEEAQIILDTTSFYAESGGQIGDTGLIIKGKNIFEVTDTQKSGKVVIHIGKVKSGSFKKSDSITADVDIERRLSIARNHTATHLLQAALRKVLGTHVQQQGSLVDNIKFRFDFTHFKNINNDELSRIEEVVNGYVLSNLSLETKQLLLKEAKKTGALAFFGEKYEGKVRVVSVDKVSKEFCGGTHLNATGQIGLFKIISEGSIASGIRRIEATTGINAYRIIKNEESYLKDICSSLNTSVESAAVETQKKVDKIKELEKQINSQKMDNLKSSIDSLANEAEDLNGVKVITKIIDNLDMNLLRKNVDLIKEKTNNSIIVLGSGSSDKAFLVIGVTPDLCEKGFDASIFIKEAAKEIGGNGGGRKDFAQAGGNNPAGLQLVFEKIKTLVKEYKK, from the coding sequence ATGCAAGCAGATATCCTACGAAAGAAGTTTCTTGATTTTTTTAAAGCTAAGAAACATAAGATAATTGAAAGCGATTCACTCGCTCCCAAGGATGATCCTACTGTATTATTCACTCCTGCCGGGATGAATCAGTTTAAAAAAGAATTTTTAGGATTCGATTCTGGTTTTAAAAGGGCTGCTACCTCTCAGCGCTGTTTGAGGACTGATGATTTGGAAAAAGTAGGGAAAACTATCGGCCACCATACTTTTTTTGAAATGCTGGGAAACTTTTCTTTCGGGGATTATTTCAAAGAAGAGGCGATTGGCTGGGCGTGGGAATTCTTGACTAAAGAGCTGAAGATTGATGAATCAAAATTATGGGTTTCTGTTTATAAAGATGATGACGAAGCCTACAGAATTTGGCGCGATTCAATAAAGATACCGGTTAATAAAATAATTAAGTTGGGTGATAAAGATAACTTTTGGCCTCAAGAGGCAAAAGAAAAGGGCCCGAATGGGCCATGCGGGCCTTGCTCTGAAATTTTCTATGATTTTGGCAGCAATGTTGGCTGTAAGAAAACAACTTGTGATCCTAGCTGCAGTTGTGGAAGATTTGTTGAAGTCTGGAATCTGGTTTTTACGCAGTTTAACCGTAAAGAAAGCGGTTTGTTAGAGCCTTTGCCGAATAAAAATATTGATACAGGGATGGGTTTAGAGCGGTTAACCGCGGTTATTGAAGGAGTCCAGAATAATTTTGAGACTGATTTATTTAAACCGCTGACTAAAGAGATTGCGGCACATGTTGAGAATAAAAATCGTAAAGATTTAATCTATGCAATCAGCGATCATATCCGCGCCGTAACCTTTTCAATTTATGATGGAATTTTGCCTTCAAATGAATCACGCGGCTATGTTGTCAGAAAAATGATCCGTAAGTCTTTGCTTCATTTAAGGTCTTTGGGCCAGAAAGAACCGTTTCTTTACAAGTTGGTTCCTGTTGTTGTTCAAATCATGAAAGAGCCATACCCTGATTTGGCTAAGCGTAAAGAAAATATCGCAGATATTATTCTTTCGGAAGAAAAGAATTTTATTAATACTTTAAACTCCAGCTCAACTTTATTTAAAGAGAAATTTTCCGTATTGCCAAAAGAAGGAAACCCTGAGTTAGCCGGGAAGATTTCTTTTGTATTACATGATACATACGGAATCCCATTTGAATTAACAAAAGATTGGCTGGAAAAACACAAAATCCAGGTTTCTGTTGAATCTTTTAATAAAGAGTTAGAAGGGCAAAAGACGCGTTCAAAATCGCAAAGTTCAATGAAAGGCGATGTGTTTGATTTAAAAGGCCTGGATTCTGATATTAAAGAAACAAAATTTGTTGGCTACAAAGAATATTCTACAAAAGCTAAGATTTTAAGGATTATTAAGAATAATACCCAGGTTAAAGCAATTTCTTCAGGTGAAGAAGCGCAGATAATATTAGATACGACTTCTTTTTATGCTGAGTCTGGCGGCCAGATTGGAGATACAGGTTTAATTATTAAAGGAAAAAATATTTTTGAAGTTACTGATACGCAAAAGAGTGGAAAAGTTGTTATTCATATTGGAAAGGTAAAATCCGGAAGTTTTAAAAAGTCTGATTCCATAACTGCTGACGTAGATATAGAGCGCAGGCTTAGTATTGCAAGAAACCATACTGCAACGCATCTTTTACAGGCGGCTCTAAGAAAAGTTTTAGGTACGCATGTTCAGCAGCAGGGTTCGCTGGTTGATAATATTAAATTCCGTTTTGATTTTACCCACTTTAAAAATATTAATAATGATGAGTTAAGCAGGATTGAGGAAGTGGTTAATGGTTATGTTTTATCAAATTTATCCCTTGAAACTAAACAATTGTTATTAAAAGAGGCAAAAAAGACAGGCGCGCTTGCGTTCTTCGGTGAAAAATATGAAGGAAAAGTCAGGGTAGTTTCGGTTGATAAGGTTTCAAAAGAATTTTGCGGCGGGACTCATCTTAACGCAACCGGCCAAATAGGTTTATTTAAGATTATTTCTGAAGGCTCTATTGCAAGCGGAATCCGAAGGATTGAGGCAACAACCGGGATAAATGCTTATAGAATAATTAAAAATGAGGAATCTTATCTTAAAGATATCTGCTCTTCATTAAATACTTCAGTTGAAAGTGCTGCTGTAGAAACACAGAAAAAAGTTGATAAAATTAAAGAATTAGAAAAGCAGATTAATTCTCAAAAAATGGATAATCTTAAGTCATCTATCGATTCTTTGGCTAATGAGGCTGAAGATTTAAACGGGGTAAAGGTAATAACTAAAATTATTGATAATTTAGATATGAATTTGTTAAGAAAAAACGTAGATTTAATTAAAGAAAAAACTAATAATTCAATAATTGTTTTAGGTTCCGGAAGTTCTGATAAGGCATTTCTTGTTATTGGCGTAACTCCAGATTTATGTGAAAAAGGCTTTGATGCTTCAATTTTTATTAAGGAAGCAGCAAAAGAAATCGGGGGAAATGGCGGTGGAAGAAAAGATTTTGCCCAGGCAGGAGGCAATAACCCAGCGGGATTGCAGTTAGTTTTTGAAAAAATTAAAACTTTAGTCAAGGAATACAAAAAATGA
- a CDS encoding regulatory protein RecX, producing MRINNEEAIQKAKEYAFLLLKFRLRSENELRDRLRRKQFDSNVISQVVDFLKEKEFIDDEKFSKAWIKSRINRKLGLRRICSELKLKGISKKIIDSQVKKVASDYSESEVVKSIVEERLSKLKGIDPQVVKRRIYGYLLRRGFSPEIIYEALS from the coding sequence GTGAGAATAAATAACGAAGAGGCTATTCAAAAAGCAAAGGAATATGCTTTCTTACTGCTCAAATTCCGTTTGCGCAGCGAGAATGAATTGCGTGACAGGTTAAGAAGAAAGCAATTTGACAGTAATGTAATTTCTCAGGTAGTTGATTTCCTTAAAGAAAAAGAATTCATAGACGATGAGAAGTTTAGTAAGGCTTGGATTAAGTCCCGCATTAATCGCAAATTAGGATTACGCAGAATTTGTAGCGAGCTTAAACTAAAGGGCATTAGTAAAAAAATTATTGATAGCCAGGTAAAAAAAGTTGCTTCTGATTATTCGGAAAGCGAAGTAGTTAAGTCAATTGTTGAAGAAAGGCTGAGCAAGCTTAAGGGGATTGACCCGCAAGTAGTTAAAAGAAGGATTTACGGATATCTTCTGAGGCGTGGATTTTCTCCTGAAATAATTTATGAGGCTTTAAGTTAA
- a CDS encoding Do family serine endopeptidase: MKIRSLLLGLSFLAIGVCLGFFGFAEGAEPTVLNKSETVSTDFENAVIKVAEKAGKAVVSISTEHTEKIKSTKRVYRSSPFRGSPFEENDSFRSFFDDFFGEMPDREFKQSGLGSGVIIDAEGYILTNEHVINGADKITVNLPDGRQFKGEVKGRDERSDLAVIKINAHNLPFISLGNSDDIKIGQWVVAIGNPFGFAMQNPEPTVTAGVIGALHRSLGNMLSRDRDYNDLIQTDAAINPGNSGGPLVNLKGEVVGINVAIFSTSGGYQGVGFAIPANRAKRIMTKLKEGKKILYGWLGITVQDLTEDLAGYFGASSKNGVLVAKVLEDGPAMKAGLKDKDIIKSFGGKTINNVKELLDSVGKAEVGSRVKVAVLRDKKEMVFEVVISERPSNLTSDSFEGMEEKSEPSWRGLQVQDLSPEMSRRFGIEERAGVLITDVEPGSPADDSGLNQGEIILEINKQPVKNLADYKRIIKDSKGNCLIRTSRGFYVIKSENK; this comes from the coding sequence ATGAAAATAAGAAGCCTTTTGCTTGGTTTATCCTTTTTGGCTATTGGGGTTTGTTTGGGCTTTTTTGGTTTTGCTGAAGGCGCAGAACCCACTGTCCTTAACAAATCGGAAACAGTTTCTACTGATTTTGAGAATGCGGTAATTAAAGTGGCGGAAAAAGCGGGGAAAGCAGTTGTGTCGATAAGTACTGAACATACAGAGAAGATTAAAAGCACAAAAAGAGTTTACCGGTCCAGCCCTTTTCGCGGTTCTCCTTTTGAAGAGAACGATTCCTTTAGAAGTTTTTTTGACGATTTTTTCGGGGAAATGCCGGATAGAGAGTTTAAGCAATCAGGTTTAGGCTCAGGAGTAATTATTGACGCTGAAGGTTATATTTTAACTAATGAGCATGTAATTAATGGTGCTGATAAGATCACAGTTAATCTTCCTGACGGAAGGCAGTTTAAAGGCGAAGTTAAAGGAAGAGATGAGCGGTCAGATTTAGCGGTTATTAAAATCAATGCACATAATCTGCCTTTTATTTCTCTCGGTAATTCTGATGATATAAAAATCGGCCAATGGGTAGTTGCAATAGGAAATCCTTTTGGTTTTGCAATGCAAAATCCCGAACCGACAGTAACTGCGGGGGTGATTGGAGCTTTGCACCGCAGCCTTGGAAATATGCTTTCCCGGGATAGGGATTACAATGATTTAATACAAACCGATGCTGCAATTAATCCCGGCAACTCAGGGGGGCCTTTAGTTAATCTTAAGGGTGAAGTTGTAGGGATCAATGTAGCGATATTCTCTACGAGCGGTGGTTATCAAGGGGTGGGTTTCGCTATCCCTGCTAACAGGGCAAAAAGAATTATGACTAAGTTAAAAGAGGGGAAAAAGATCCTCTATGGCTGGCTGGGTATTACTGTCCAGGATTTAACTGAAGATTTAGCGGGCTATTTCGGAGCTTCCAGTAAGAATGGGGTTTTGGTAGCCAAGGTTTTGGAAGATGGGCCGGCAATGAAAGCCGGTTTAAAGGATAAAGATATTATAAAATCATTTGGCGGCAAGACTATTAATAATGTGAAAGAATTATTAGATAGTGTTGGCAAGGCTGAAGTCGGCAGCAGGGTAAAAGTAGCTGTTTTAAGGGATAAGAAGGAAATGGTTTTTGAAGTAGTAATAAGTGAAAGGCCTTCAAACCTGACTTCAGATTCATTTGAAGGCATGGAAGAAAAATCTGAGCCTAGCTGGCGTGGTTTGCAGGTCCAAGATCTTAGCCCTGAAATGAGCAGGCGATTTGGGATAGAAGAAAGAGCTGGAGTTTTAATTACTGATGTTGAGCCAGGGAGCCCTGCTGATGATTCCGGATTAAACCAAGGCGAAATAATATTGGAAATTAATAAGCAGCCAGTTAAGAATTTAGCTGATTATAAAAGAATTATTAAAGATTCAAAAGGCAATTGTTTAATCAGGACCTCTCGCGGATTCTATGTGATAAAAAGTGAGAATAAATAA
- the recA gene encoding recombinase RecA, translating to MSIEKKTHPAKTENSNVAVKEETKNLSDRQKALELALSHIEKQFGKGSIMKLGQAVKINVDAIPTGALTLDLALGVGGLPRGRVVEIFGPEASGKTTLTLTAIREIQRKGGVAAFIDAEHAFDSTYAKLIGVNLDDLLISQPDTGEQALEIAETLVRSNAVDMVVIDSVAALTPRAEIEGEMGDSHIGLQARLMSQALRKLTGAISKSRTCVIFINQLREKIGVMFGSPETTPGGRALKFYSSVRLDVRRIATLKEGDSVIGGRVRVRVVKNKVSPPFKEAEFEILHNEGISKTGAILDAAINLEIIAKSGTWLSFQNEKLGQGREAAIKLLKEQQKIQDQIEKEVRKKVASAA from the coding sequence ATGTCTATAGAAAAGAAAACGCATCCAGCGAAAACGGAAAATTCTAATGTTGCAGTTAAGGAAGAAACAAAGAATCTATCTGACAGGCAAAAGGCGCTGGAATTAGCCTTAAGCCATATTGAAAAGCAGTTTGGCAAAGGCTCAATTATGAAGCTTGGGCAAGCTGTAAAGATTAATGTAGATGCAATCCCTACGGGAGCATTAACTCTGGATTTGGCTTTAGGTGTAGGTGGATTACCGCGAGGAAGGGTTGTTGAAATCTTTGGGCCTGAAGCTTCGGGAAAAACTACGCTTACTTTAACTGCGATTAGAGAAATTCAAAGAAAAGGTGGCGTTGCCGCGTTTATTGACGCTGAACATGCTTTTGATTCAACATATGCCAAGTTAATCGGAGTAAATTTGGATGATCTTTTAATTTCTCAGCCTGATACAGGCGAACAGGCATTAGAAATTGCAGAAACTCTTGTGCGCTCAAACGCCGTTGATATGGTTGTAATTGATTCAGTTGCAGCCCTTACGCCAAGAGCTGAAATTGAAGGTGAAATGGGAGATTCTCATATCGGCCTTCAGGCAAGGCTTATGTCTCAAGCACTCCGTAAACTTACTGGAGCAATCAGTAAGTCAAGGACTTGTGTTATTTTTATCAATCAGTTAAGAGAAAAAATTGGAGTTATGTTTGGTTCTCCGGAAACAACACCGGGTGGCCGCGCTCTTAAATTTTACTCTTCAGTAAGATTGGATGTCAGGAGAATTGCAACTTTGAAAGAAGGCGATAGCGTTATCGGCGGAAGAGTGAGAGTAAGGGTAGTAAAAAATAAAGTTTCACCTCCATTTAAAGAGGCAGAATTTGAGATTTTGCATAATGAAGGAATATCTAAAACCGGCGCAATTTTAGATGCTGCGATTAATCTGGAAATTATCGCAAAATCAGGAACTTGGCTGTCTTTTCAGAATGAAAAACTTGGCCAGGGCCGGGAAGCCGCAATCAAATTATTAAAAGAACAACAGAAAATACAAGATCAGATTGAAAAAGAAGTAAGAAAAAAAGTTGCATCTGCAGCTTAG
- a CDS encoding sensor domain-containing diguanylate cyclase — protein sequence MDEITKLKQELVQTKNELNILYEVSNAMRTTLKLDEILYIILTGVTAHTALGFNRALLFLVNEKDGLIEGRMGIGPETGEEANRIWNQIDQEKMDMDDLINNYKFSNHVSGSGFNRQVQHLRISLQERNNDLLTMAVLEGMPLHLTRETIQSYKSSPIIQILKSEELVLIPLKAKDKINGLIVADNFITKKPISKDDLRMLIMLANQAGLAIENSQLFEKTFLRAHMDSLTELWNHGYFQFLLQSEIEKSKIMSLPLSLIMLDIDDFKIYNDTLGHQDGDRILKELAILLKNQSRKMDFVCRYGGEEFTIILPKTDKKEAYLIAERIRMDIEKQKFMQEGIFPQKKLTASLGLASFPEDGTTPQELLSATDKTLYIAKNKGKNRTCC from the coding sequence ATGGACGAAATCACCAAATTAAAGCAGGAATTGGTTCAGACAAAAAACGAGCTTAATATTTTGTATGAAGTATCCAACGCAATGAGGACTACTTTAAAGCTCGATGAGATCCTTTATATTATCCTTACAGGCGTAACAGCCCATACTGCCTTAGGGTTTAATAGGGCGCTCTTATTTCTCGTAAACGAAAAAGACGGCCTTATTGAAGGAAGAATGGGTATTGGGCCTGAAACTGGCGAAGAGGCCAATCGGATTTGGAATCAGATAGACCAGGAAAAGATGGATATGGATGACCTTATCAATAATTACAAATTCTCAAACCATGTTTCCGGATCGGGTTTTAATCGTCAAGTCCAACATTTAAGGATATCACTGCAAGAACGTAATAACGATTTACTTACTATGGCAGTCCTGGAAGGTATGCCCTTACATCTTACAAGAGAAACTATACAAAGCTATAAAAGCTCTCCTATAATTCAAATACTTAAAAGCGAAGAATTAGTGCTTATCCCACTAAAAGCAAAAGATAAAATCAACGGATTAATCGTAGCTGACAACTTTATAACTAAAAAACCAATCAGTAAAGACGATTTGCGCATGTTAATCATGCTTGCCAACCAGGCGGGCCTTGCAATTGAAAACTCCCAACTTTTTGAGAAAACATTCTTGCGCGCACACATGGATTCCTTAACTGAGCTTTGGAATCACGGGTATTTTCAGTTTCTTTTACAGTCTGAAATTGAAAAATCAAAAATAATGTCTCTTCCCTTAAGCTTAATCATGCTTGATATTGATGATTTTAAGATTTATAACGACACTCTCGGGCATCAAGACGGAGATAGGATACTTAAAGAATTAGCGATACTACTTAAAAACCAATCAAGAAAAATGGACTTTGTCTGCAGATACGGTGGAGAAGAATTTACTATAATCCTACCAAAAACAGACAAAAAAGAAGCATACCTGATTGCAGAACGTATCAGAATGGATATTGAAAAACAGAAATTTATGCAAGAAGGAATTTTCCCTCAGAAGAAATTAACGGCAAGTTTAGGCTTGGCAAGCTTTCCTGAGGATGGGACTACACCCCAAGAATTACTCTCCGCAACAGATAAAACACTTTATATCGCTAAAAATAAAGGAAAAAACAGAACCTGCTGTTAA